A region from the Triplophysa rosa unplaced genomic scaffold, Trosa_1v2 scaffold160_ERROPOS443136, whole genome shotgun sequence genome encodes:
- the LOC130549725 gene encoding gastrula zinc finger protein XlCGF26.1-like: MKTLRNKEPASRWRKWTCCLFSNRHKTLKEEEEAAHQKEGREQFDIKIFKHKGLFLQATLEKQVMCDAEFIKEESEDMSVTDTSTMRNEDAAEQRDLMELEETTVSVCPHCGKRLGSEEQLVKHIRIHTEEKPFTCPQCGKSFSRKSYFKTHIRIHTEEKPFTCVQCGKSFTNKSHLEDHMRIHTGEKPFTCVQCGKSFTQRSVLKTHMRIHTGEKPFTCVQCGKSFTQRSVLKTHMRIHTEEKLHACVQCGKSFTRKTGLVSHMRIHTGEKPHVCFQCGKSFKSKFNLEVHVTIHTGQRPYTCVQCGKSFTRKSNLEKHIRIHTGQKLYACVQCGKSFKYKSKLEVHMRTHTGERPYTCVQCGKSFTQKSSLKTHVRIHTGNGLYNCTPCGKSFTHKSRLEDHMRTHTGEKPYACVQCGKSFTYKSVLKTHMRIHTGEKPFTCVQCAKSFKYKSKLEVHMRTHTGERPYTCVQCGKSFTQKSSLKTHVRIHTGEKPFTK; this comes from the exons CccgccagtaggtggcggaaaTGGACctgttgtttgttttcaaaCCGCCATAAAACcctaaaagaagaagaagaagctgCGCACCAGAAAGAAGGAAGAGAACAGTTTGATATCAAGATCTTTAAACACAAAG GTCTGTTTCTCCAAGCCACACTTGAAAAGCAAGTTATGTGTGACGCAGAATTCATTAAAGAGGAGAGTGAAGACATGAGTGTTACAGACACCAGCACAATGAGAAATGAAGACGCTGCGGAACAAAGAG ACCTAATGGAACTGGAAGAAACAACAGTATCTGTATGTCCTCATTGTGGAAAGAGATTGGGAAGTGAAGAGCAGCTTGTGAAGCACATAAGAATCCACACTGAAGAAAAGCCCTTCACCtgccctcagtgtggaaagagtttctcaAGAAAAAGTTATTTCAAGACCCACATAAGAATTCACACTGAAGAAAAGCCATtcacatgtgttcagtgtggaaagagtttcacaaacaaaaGTCATCTAGAggaccacatgagaattcacaccggagaaAAGCCATtcacatgtgttcagtgtggaaagagttttacacAAAGAAGTGTTCTCAAGacccacatgagaattcacaccggagaaAAGCCATtcacatgtgttcagtgtggaaagagttttacacAAAGAAGTGTTCTCAAGacccacatgagaattcacactgaagAAAAGCTACAcgcatgtgttcagtgtggaaagagtttcacaagaAAAACTGGTCTTGTGTCCCatatgagaattcacactggagaaaagccacatgtttgttttcagtgtggaaagagtttcaaaagCAAATTTAATCTAGAGGTCCATGTGACAATTCACACTGGACAGCGTCCATacacatgtgttcagtgtggaaagagtttcacaagaAAAAGTAATCTAGAGAAACACATTAGAATACACACTGGACAAAAGCTGTatgcatgtgttcagtgtggaaagagtttcaaatacaaaagtaaGCTAGAGGTccacatgagaactcacactggagagcgtccatacacatgtgttcagtgtggaaagagtttcactcaAAAAAGCAGTCTTAAGACACAcgtgagaattcacactggaaacGGCCTATACaactgtactccgtgtggaaagagtttcacacacAAAAGTCGTCTAGAGGAccacatgagaactcacactggagaaaagccgtatgcatgtgttcagtgtggaaagagtttcacataCAAAAGTGTTCTTAAGacccacatgagaattcacactggagaaaagccattcacatgtgttcagtgtgcaAAGAGtttcaaatacaaaagtaaGTTAGAGGTccacatgagaactcacactggagagcgtccatacacatgtgttcagtgtggaaagagtttcactcaAAAAAGCAGTCTTAAGACACAcgtgagaattcacactggagaaaagccttTCACCAAGTAG